A genomic window from Verrucomicrobiia bacterium includes:
- a CDS encoding BlaI/MecI/CopY family transcriptional regulator has product MISLNKNELEALRILWERGELKPADIQAHFSWSIENATLRSVLVNLVEKGYITRKLQGKAFYYAASIPKATLLETTMQALARVFAGGSTRELVAQLVETSDIKPADLKLISQTAAGVSRPKARKKST; this is encoded by the coding sequence ATGATTTCCCTTAATAAGAATGAATTGGAGGCCCTGCGAATTCTTTGGGAGCGGGGCGAATTGAAACCCGCAGACATCCAGGCCCATTTCTCATGGTCGATCGAAAACGCGACTTTGCGCTCGGTCCTGGTCAATCTGGTCGAGAAGGGGTACATCACCCGAAAGCTGCAGGGGAAGGCCTTTTATTATGCGGCCTCCATTCCCAAGGCCACCTTGCTCGAGACCACAATGCAGGCCCTGGCGCGGGTTTTTGCCGGGGGTTCCACTCGGGAATTAGTCGCCCAGCTTGTGGAAACCAGCGACATCAAACCGGCCGACCTGAAACTCATCAGCCAAACCGCCGCCGGGGTTTCACGACCGAAGGCCAGGAAGAAATCAACGTGA
- a CDS encoding M56 family metallopeptidase → MNATLLLTLSPVVMILLKWTALLALGWTVHWLLRHRHARWRLIVWRSLLCFGLVIPLVYLFPIHLLRIPVEDAPDFLADFPDVAAPVTSGNSIRPTQSTAGSSAKSAEANATLPSVSSPRSKASSRLGSWNAVLVMIWALGCVWGAVRLVGLHVQLNRLRRMASVSSPALQRLAEEIREQLRVRRTVEIRVSDSVTSPFVCGLLKPAIMLPEESARDLSSSEVSALLSHEIAHLRQHDLTWCIAWRWMTALCWFHPLVWKIPAAHNLACEQEADQIASAQLEDGGSYAQLLAQLALRVLALPSVETALTVNGTAQIVQRLKHLGREGIRPWNWKYSVAGFGLMGAMFLLVAGCEFSKSSVASAYKEALVVVEDEDGKPIEGATIEPTGFRVKGRHSADAYNWHSWEKTPTKVTTDREGKAHLRYPVVGIPEEQELTERLIFRVVHPEFATVVIQSFSVDGTEKPIRMKRGIPLEVSGYFGSDRQPVLELVPCVSGEEVSPEDWQKKENGIFAFHKLAPGGHLLQLMGRLPSGEIVYNEGFAFTAEKGKTCSFSLEMKTGIRLEGRIDDNVPRPVKNGRVLISVRPMEIPAYLDINTPRSLAAQYGNFRPWHSYRLIAEDGSFVFESIPPGEVDVVVLGDGFVSKNGGEAKFAGSSPQPLRIGVPQPFPLAAPVTKIEVVTEPTATFDLTTKTRSGKPVEGATVVLSPNVLRMNGIFGEMEHSSEEPFRKLNPLPRGRALYSGVTDASGEVVIPNLPASERGFEIAHPHFEAPLQDPTGWRSRSVHVTFSPGATNKMELILEPKGTEFIRE, encoded by the coding sequence GTGAACGCGACTCTCCTGCTCACTCTTTCGCCTGTCGTGATGATCCTCCTCAAATGGACAGCGCTGCTTGCGTTGGGTTGGACGGTGCACTGGCTGCTTCGTCACAGGCATGCCCGCTGGAGGCTGATTGTCTGGCGAAGCCTACTGTGCTTCGGGCTGGTTATACCCCTGGTGTATTTGTTTCCGATTCACCTGCTCCGGATACCGGTTGAAGATGCGCCTGATTTCTTGGCGGATTTTCCTGACGTGGCCGCACCGGTCACAAGCGGCAATTCGATCCGGCCCACACAATCGACCGCAGGCTCGTCGGCGAAGTCCGCGGAGGCAAACGCGACCCTACCAAGCGTGAGTTCTCCCCGAAGCAAAGCCTCGTCACGGTTGGGCTCGTGGAATGCGGTCTTGGTGATGATCTGGGCCCTGGGATGTGTTTGGGGCGCGGTCCGGCTCGTGGGTCTCCACGTCCAGCTTAATCGTTTGAGAAGAATGGCCAGCGTTTCGAGTCCGGCCCTTCAGAGGCTGGCGGAAGAGATTCGGGAGCAGCTCCGTGTCAGACGAACGGTGGAGATACGGGTTTCGGATTCTGTGACATCTCCCTTTGTCTGCGGCCTGTTGAAGCCGGCGATCATGTTGCCCGAGGAATCGGCCCGTGATCTTTCAAGCAGCGAAGTCTCAGCGCTTTTGAGCCATGAAATCGCGCACTTGCGCCAGCATGATTTGACTTGGTGCATTGCCTGGAGATGGATGACGGCCCTCTGTTGGTTTCACCCGCTCGTCTGGAAAATTCCGGCGGCCCACAATCTTGCTTGCGAACAGGAGGCCGACCAGATCGCTTCTGCTCAATTGGAGGACGGCGGTTCTTATGCCCAGTTGTTGGCTCAACTGGCTTTGCGCGTGCTGGCCCTTCCGTCGGTTGAAACCGCGCTCACGGTGAACGGAACCGCGCAAATTGTGCAGCGGCTAAAGCACCTTGGGCGGGAAGGAATACGTCCCTGGAACTGGAAATATTCCGTGGCGGGGTTTGGCCTGATGGGAGCGATGTTTTTGTTAGTTGCCGGATGCGAGTTTTCCAAATCTTCGGTGGCGTCTGCTTACAAGGAAGCGCTGGTCGTGGTGGAAGACGAAGATGGCAAACCGATTGAAGGGGCAACTATTGAGCCCACTGGTTTTCGGGTTAAAGGACGGCACTCGGCGGACGCTTATAATTGGCATAGTTGGGAAAAAACTCCCACGAAGGTTACGACCGACCGCGAAGGGAAAGCCCACCTGAGGTATCCTGTGGTGGGCATTCCCGAGGAACAGGAACTTACGGAACGGCTGATCTTCCGGGTAGTGCACCCGGAATTCGCCACCGTGGTGATACAAAGTTTTTCTGTGGATGGCACGGAGAAGCCGATTCGAATGAAACGGGGTATTCCCCTGGAAGTCTCGGGCTATTTCGGGAGTGATCGGCAACCGGTGCTGGAACTCGTTCCGTGTGTCAGCGGAGAAGAGGTGAGTCCGGAAGATTGGCAGAAAAAGGAGAATGGCATCTTCGCGTTTCACAAGCTTGCCCCCGGTGGCCATTTGCTTCAACTGATGGGACGATTGCCTTCGGGGGAAATCGTGTACAACGAAGGTTTTGCTTTTACCGCCGAGAAAGGGAAGACATGCAGTTTCTCGCTGGAGATGAAGACGGGGATTCGTTTGGAAGGACGCATTGACGACAACGTGCCACGGCCGGTGAAGAACGGGCGAGTCCTAATCAGTGTGCGTCCCATGGAAATCCCCGCGTATCTAGACATCAATACGCCACGTTCTCTCGCGGCACAATACGGTAATTTTCGTCCCTGGCATAGTTACCGGTTGATTGCCGAGGATGGGAGCTTTGTCTTTGAATCCATTCCGCCGGGTGAGGTGGATGTGGTTGTCCTTGGCGACGGCTTTGTTTCCAAAAATGGAGGGGAGGCCAAGTTTGCCGGTTCTTCTCCGCAACCCCTAAGGATCGGAGTACCACAGCCCTTTCCGCTGGCGGCACCCGTAACCAAGATTGAAGTGGTGACCGAACCCACCGCAACTTTTGACCTGACGACCAAGACTAGATCGGGGAAGCCCGTGGAAGGCGCGACAGTTGTGCTGAGTCCCAACGTGCTGCGCATGAACGGGATTTTTGGCGAAATGGAGCATTCCAGTGAAGAGCCCTTTCGAAAGTTGAATCCGTTGCCGAGAGGGCGAGCGCTCTATTCCGGTGTCACGGACGCGAGCGGAGAGGTTGTCATTCCGAACCTTCCCGCCTCTGAACGGGGTTTTGAAATTGCACATCCTCACTTCGAGGCTCCACTTCAGGATCCCACGGGATGGCGCAGTCGGTCTGTCCACGTCACTTTTTCACCGGGCGCGACCAACAAGATGGAGTTGATTCTTGAACCGAAAGGAACGGAGTTTATTCGGGAGTGA